One region of Mangifera indica cultivar Alphonso chromosome 3, CATAS_Mindica_2.1, whole genome shotgun sequence genomic DNA includes:
- the LOC123210831 gene encoding uncharacterized protein LOC123210831: MPAFRLVHSNKNKPEPGDVLYASPSDGPELVLIKQTLIGADNYAQWARDFRRALIAKDKIGFIDGTVPIPSEPDLVRFWMRCNTLVRAWINNCLTEEIAAGLPPTEDAGELWGFIKDMYGALDLAKIYSVRQILAEIRQENLPVTNYFNKLSVAWNELDTVEESIVAPPEVLRQIQRAKERERLTHFLMGLNEGFAAFRTHILTFAEAPSLRHAYHLAVQDESQRSLGHHEEKGMTALAAYQRRETSGEDNEIGQAQSFN, from the coding sequence ATGCCAGCGTTTCGGCTGgttcattcaaacaaaaataaaccggAGCCTGGAGATGTTCTTTATGCTTCACCATCGGATGGACCAGAACTCGTGTTGATAAAACAGACGCTGATCGGAGCCGATAATTATGCACAGTGGGCTAGAGATTTCAGAAGAGCCCTCATCGCAAAAGACAAGATTGGATTCATCGATGGCACTGTACCCATACCGTCGGAACCCGATCTTGTCCGATTTTGGATGCGATGTAACACCCTTGTCCGCGCCTGGATTAACAATTGTTTGACTGAAGAGATCGCGGCTGGTCTACCACCTACAGAAGATGCAGGTGAGCTTTGGGGATTCATCAAAGACATGTATGGAGCTTTAGATCTTGCAAAGATCTACAGCGTTCGACAGATTCTTGCAGAGATCCGACAAGAAAATCTGCCCGTCACGAACTATTTCAACAAGCTTTCTGTCGCCTGGAATGAATTGGATACTGTTGAGGAGTCGATCGTTGCACCACCGGAGGTTCTTCGACAAATCCAACGCGCGAAGGAACGGGAGAGGTTAACGCATTTTCTAATGGGGCTGAATGAAGGATTTGCGGCTTTCAGAACCCATATTCTCACTTTTGCGGAAGCACCATCGCTGCGACATGCGTATCATCTTGCCGTCCAAGATGAAAGCCAGAGGAGTCTCGGTCACCATGAAGAAAAGGGCATGACGGCTTTGGCTGCTTATCAAAGGAGGGAGACGTCTGGAGAAGATAATGAAATAGGGCAAGCTCAAAGTTTTAATTGA